In Cytophagia bacterium CHB2, a genomic segment contains:
- a CDS encoding MoxR family ATPase, whose translation MEISEHEVERLLHKLAALQHEIQKRIVGQTQTIEELLIAFVAGGHCLLEGVPGLAKTLMIRTLAEAVHLSFQRIQFTPDLMPTDIVGTEILEEDHATGKRFFKFNKGPIFANIVLADEINRTPPKTQAALLEAMQEYEVTYGKTTYALDRPFFVLATQNPIEQAGTYPLPEAQLDRFLLYVTIDYPGEREEFDILATTTGNRKVDLQPVMQAEDILFAQRVTREVSIQEDLIGYANRLVRATRPLENENAISAVKQWVRWGAGPRAGQALILTAKARALVHGRFAVTLADLQAMAPSVFRHRILINFKGEAERIRPDDVTKELLQHVSEPRSPLA comes from the coding sequence ATGGAAATTTCAGAGCACGAAGTTGAGCGGTTGCTGCACAAACTCGCGGCGCTCCAACATGAGATTCAGAAACGCATCGTCGGACAAACGCAAACCATTGAAGAGCTGTTGATTGCGTTCGTGGCCGGCGGGCATTGTCTGCTCGAAGGCGTCCCCGGACTGGCAAAAACATTGATGATTCGCACGCTCGCCGAGGCCGTGCATCTTTCTTTTCAACGCATTCAATTCACGCCGGATTTGATGCCAACCGACATTGTCGGCACGGAAATCCTCGAAGAGGATCACGCCACCGGCAAGCGCTTCTTCAAATTCAACAAAGGCCCGATATTCGCGAACATCGTGCTGGCGGATGAAATCAATCGTACGCCGCCGAAAACGCAGGCGGCGCTGCTGGAGGCAATGCAAGAGTACGAAGTCACCTACGGCAAAACGACCTATGCGCTCGATCGTCCGTTCTTCGTGCTCGCCACGCAAAATCCCATCGAGCAAGCCGGCACCTACCCCTTGCCGGAAGCGCAGCTCGACCGGTTTTTGTTGTACGTCACGATTGATTATCCCGGCGAACGTGAAGAGTTCGACATTCTCGCGACCACGACGGGAAACCGGAAGGTTGACCTGCAGCCGGTGATGCAGGCGGAGGACATTCTATTTGCGCAACGCGTGACGCGCGAGGTGAGCATTCAAGAGGATTTGATCGGCTATGCCAATCGCCTGGTGCGCGCGACGCGGCCGTTGGAGAATGAGAACGCCATAAGCGCGGTGAAGCAATGGGTGAGATGGGGCGCCGGACCGCGCGCCGGGCAGGCGTTGATTCTGACCGCAAAAGCGCGAGCGTTAGTGCATGGCCGTTTTGCCGTGACTTTGGCGGATTTGCAGGCCATGGCGCCCTCGGTTTTTCGCCATCGCATTTTGATCAACTTCAAAGGAGAGGCCGAGCGCATTCGACCGGATGACGTGACGAAAGAATTGTTGCAGCATGTTTCCGAGCCGCGCAGCCCGCTGGCCTGA
- a CDS encoding phosphoglycerate kinase — protein MDKLTIDDIDLKEKRVLVRVDFNVPLDNGTVTDDTRIRAALPTIKKLQQANAKIVLMSHLGRPKGGPDSKYSLMPAANRLTQLLGKNVEMAPDCVGGDVEAMVNKMAPGEILMLENVRFHPEEEKNDPNFAKQLAALGEVYVNDAFGSAHRAHASTEGIAKILKTASVAGYLMKAELTALGKMLGDAPRPYVAILGGAKVSDKIEVIHTIITKVSHLLIGGGMAYTFLKAQGHEIGNSLLETDKLAVAQNVMRVAEYSNPRKPVKLELPSDHVIASGIDGADAVPHALIDIPAGKLAGDIGSQTLERFRTLILQAKTILWNGPMGVFERAAFAAGTMGVAQAVAEATSKGAFSVVGGGDSVAALSKSGLTDKISHVSTGGGASLEFLGGKDLPGVVALTKAPTK, from the coding sequence ATGGATAAGCTGACGATTGATGATATTGATCTGAAAGAGAAACGCGTGTTGGTGCGCGTCGATTTCAATGTTCCGCTGGATAACGGCACGGTCACGGACGATACGCGCATTCGCGCCGCCCTCCCAACCATTAAAAAGCTGCAGCAGGCGAACGCTAAAATCGTTCTCATGTCCCACCTCGGCCGTCCCAAAGGCGGCCCCGACTCCAAATATTCTCTCATGCCGGCGGCCAACCGGCTGACCCAGCTTCTCGGCAAAAATGTGGAAATGGCGCCGGATTGCGTGGGCGGCGATGTGGAGGCGATGGTGAATAAAATGGCGCCGGGTGAGATTCTCATGCTGGAAAATGTTCGCTTTCATCCGGAAGAGGAAAAGAACGACCCCAATTTCGCCAAGCAATTGGCCGCGCTGGGCGAGGTTTATGTCAATGATGCGTTCGGCTCGGCACATCGCGCGCATGCTTCCACGGAGGGCATTGCAAAAATTCTCAAAACCGCGTCCGTCGCCGGTTATCTCATGAAGGCGGAATTGACCGCGCTGGGCAAGATGCTCGGCGATGCGCCCCGGCCTTATGTCGCCATCCTCGGCGGCGCGAAGGTTTCCGATAAAATCGAAGTCATTCATACCATCATCACCAAAGTTTCGCATTTGCTCATTGGCGGCGGCATGGCTTATACCTTTCTCAAGGCGCAAGGCCATGAAATTGGCAACTCCCTGCTCGAAACGGACAAGCTCGCGGTCGCGCAAAATGTCATGCGGGTGGCGGAATACTCGAATCCGCGCAAGCCGGTCAAGCTGGAATTGCCGAGCGATCATGTTATTGCCAGCGGCATCGACGGCGCCGATGCCGTGCCGCATGCCCTGATTGACATTCCGGCGGGCAAACTCGCCGGCGATATCGGGTCGCAAACCCTCGAACGTTTTCGCACACTGATTTTGCAAGCCAAAACCATTTTGTGGAACGGGCCGATGGGCGTGTTCGAGCGTGCGGCATTTGCTGCGGGCACAATGGGCGTGGCGCAAGCGGTGGCGGAAGCAACCAGCAAGGGCGCATTCAGCGTGGTGGGCGGCGGCGATTCCGTGGCTGCCCTGTCAAAATCCGGTTTGACGGATAAAATCTCACACGTCTCGACTGGCGGCGGCGCCTCATTAGAGTTTCTCGGCGGGAAAGATCTTCCGGGAGTCGTTGCGCTGACCAAAGCGCCCACGAAATAA
- a CDS encoding DUF58 domain-containing protein, with amino-acid sequence MAVSSYRFIDPHVLAAISDLALLAKTVVDGFMLGMHQSPKLGAGLEFNQYRSYQPGDDLRRIDWKRYARSDRFFVRESDVDTSINIRFLLDASASMAHTEAGLSKFDYARFLVAALAYLAHTQGDAIGLAILNNARLLSLAPKRERQHLHHVLHQLEVARPAGVWPGLADLENAFAAAQKRELLVVVTDMHEQADEILAALAHVRAYKNEVLLLQIMARNELTFAHQGFLAFEDLESGRIVDVEAEQARSAYLAALTQHLTELKQSLHEQNITHEMFVSDQPLDFALRSYLVQRMKMG; translated from the coding sequence ATGGCAGTTTCTTCGTACCGGTTTATCGACCCCCACGTGCTGGCGGCGATTTCGGATTTGGCGCTGCTGGCCAAAACCGTGGTGGACGGTTTCATGCTCGGTATGCACCAAAGCCCCAAGCTGGGCGCGGGCCTGGAATTCAATCAATATCGCAGCTATCAACCGGGCGATGATTTGCGCCGCATTGATTGGAAACGGTACGCCCGCTCCGATCGTTTTTTTGTGCGGGAATCCGATGTTGACACGAGTATCAACATTCGTTTTTTGCTCGATGCGAGCGCTTCAATGGCGCACACCGAGGCAGGTTTGTCGAAATTCGATTATGCGCGCTTTCTCGTGGCGGCGCTGGCTTATCTTGCGCACACACAAGGCGATGCCATTGGCCTTGCCATTCTGAACAACGCGCGCTTGCTCTCGCTGGCGCCCAAACGCGAGCGCCAGCATTTGCATCACGTTTTGCACCAGCTCGAGGTCGCGCGGCCGGCCGGGGTGTGGCCGGGGCTGGCCGATCTGGAAAATGCCTTTGCCGCCGCACAAAAACGGGAATTGCTGGTGGTGGTCACCGATATGCACGAACAAGCCGATGAAATTCTTGCTGCACTCGCGCATGTGCGCGCCTATAAAAATGAAGTTTTACTTTTGCAAATTATGGCGCGCAACGAGTTGACGTTTGCGCATCAGGGATTCCTGGCATTCGAGGATTTGGAATCAGGCAGAATTGTTGATGTGGAGGCGGAGCAGGCGCGTTCAGCCTATCTTGCCGCATTGACGCAACATCTTACGGAGTTGAAGCAAAGCCTGCATGAACAAAATATCACCCACGAAATGTTTGTGAGTGATCAACCCCTTGATTTTGCTTTGCGCAGTTATCTGGTACAACGCATGAAAATGGGCTAA
- a CDS encoding PAS domain-containing protein — MSLRRKFILYLLGIHLLFAGVVAFSLWEHRAWLLALEVFFLLSFLLAVRLLNALFKPIDLVLTGAEFIKERDFTSKFLEVGQLEIDQLIVVYNRMIDQLREERTRLQEKHYFLERVLQASPSGIITCDFDEKISYVNPAAEKILQTPAEALQGKTLAGLDTRFGESLNLMRAGESQIIHLQGRRRVKCQKSQFLDQGFARTFILLEELTEELRRSEKAAYEKLIRMMSHEINNSTGAVQSLLHSCLNYQTQLREDDRRDFANALQVAILRIDHLNTFMRGFANVIKLPPPRKQPCNLAGLLHDIELLLKAECERRNIVWKREIPAPLPAVALDKSQMEQVFINIFKNAMEAIGENGVITVRSGEKNGRVFVVIEDSGSGFTPEVRQHLFTPFFSTKAQGQGLGLTMIQEILTQHQFEFSLESAPTQFVIYFN; from the coding sequence GTGAGCTTGCGCCGAAAGTTCATTCTCTACTTGCTTGGCATTCACCTCTTGTTCGCGGGCGTTGTCGCTTTCAGCTTGTGGGAGCATCGCGCCTGGCTGCTCGCGCTTGAAGTTTTCTTCCTGCTCTCGTTTCTGCTCGCCGTACGGTTGCTCAACGCCTTGTTCAAGCCCATCGACCTGGTGCTAACCGGCGCCGAGTTTATCAAAGAACGTGATTTTACCTCAAAATTCCTCGAAGTCGGCCAGCTCGAGATCGATCAACTCATCGTGGTTTACAATCGCATGATCGACCAGCTCCGCGAAGAGCGCACGCGCTTGCAGGAAAAGCATTATTTTCTCGAACGTGTGCTGCAAGCGTCGCCCTCGGGCATCATCACCTGTGATTTCGACGAGAAAATTTCCTACGTCAATCCCGCCGCCGAAAAGATTTTGCAGACGCCGGCGGAGGCATTGCAGGGCAAAACACTGGCCGGGCTTGACACCCGTTTCGGCGAGAGCCTGAACCTCATGCGCGCCGGCGAATCACAGATCATTCACCTGCAAGGCCGGCGCCGCGTGAAGTGCCAAAAATCGCAATTTCTCGATCAGGGTTTCGCGCGCACATTTATTTTGCTGGAAGAATTGACGGAGGAATTGCGCCGTTCCGAAAAAGCGGCTTATGAAAAACTCATCCGCATGATGTCGCACGAAATCAACAACTCCACCGGCGCGGTGCAATCGCTGCTGCACTCCTGTTTGAACTATCAAACACAATTGCGCGAGGACGATCGCCGGGATTTTGCCAACGCGTTGCAGGTGGCGATTTTGCGCATCGATCATCTCAACACGTTTATGCGCGGCTTTGCGAATGTGATCAAACTCCCGCCGCCGCGCAAGCAGCCCTGCAATCTCGCCGGGTTGCTGCACGACATCGAACTGTTGCTCAAAGCCGAATGCGAACGCCGCAACATTGTTTGGAAGCGGGAAATACCCGCACCGCTGCCGGCCGTGGCGCTGGACAAAAGTCAAATGGAACAGGTGTTCATTAACATTTTCAAGAATGCCATGGAAGCCATCGGCGAAAACGGCGTGATCACGGTGCGCAGCGGCGAAAAAAACGGCAGAGTCTTTGTCGTCATTGAAGACAGCGGCAGCGGCTTCACGCCCGAAGTACGGCAGCATCTCTTCACCCCATTTTTCAGCACCAAAGCGCAAGGCCAGGGCCTCGGCCTGACCATGATTCAGGAGATTCTAACCCAGCATCAATTCGAATTTTCCCTGGAAAGCGCGCCTACCCAGTTTGTGATTTATTTTAATTGA
- a CDS encoding sigma-54-dependent Fis family transcriptional regulator, translating to MILIIDDDFSVTASLALLLKQAGLAAQSAASPQEALQKLTHEKFDLILQDMNFSRRTSGEEGIALLKEIKQRQPHAPIILITAWGSIELAVKGMQAGASDFITKPWSNEQLLQAVKTALKLSAVSAEPAQTAITREALEAQHDFSNLVGRAPNFLRVLDLAGRVSATEASVLITGESGTGKELIAEAIHRNSERKDGPFIKVNLGGISATLFESEMFGHVKGAFTDARYDRKGRFELADGGTIFLDEIGDLDPSAQVKMLRVLQDRTYEPLGSSRSRTVDVRVISATNRNLAEMVSRGEFREDLLYRLNLIALHAPPLRERVEDIALLAQYFLQNLGKVYRRPNLSVSAKALHWLQQQPWPGNVRQLRHVIERTVLLHGKDTLDAADFMQAQAMQPATSDKDTLPAVGSMTLDDMEKAMIEKAMKHHDGNISKVAEALGLSRAALYRRFEKFGITP from the coding sequence ATGATCCTCATTATCGATGATGATTTTTCCGTAACCGCATCATTGGCTTTGCTGCTCAAGCAAGCGGGCCTTGCGGCGCAGTCCGCCGCTTCTCCTCAGGAAGCCCTGCAAAAATTAACGCACGAAAAATTCGACCTCATTCTGCAAGACATGAATTTCTCCCGCCGCACCAGCGGCGAAGAGGGCATCGCGTTGCTCAAGGAGATCAAACAACGGCAGCCGCACGCGCCCATCATTCTCATCACCGCCTGGGGTTCCATCGAATTGGCGGTAAAAGGCATGCAAGCGGGCGCCTCGGATTTTATCACCAAGCCCTGGTCTAACGAACAACTGTTGCAAGCGGTCAAAACCGCGCTCAAACTTTCTGCTGTCAGCGCCGAACCCGCTCAAACCGCAATCACGCGCGAAGCGCTGGAAGCACAGCATGATTTCAGCAACCTCGTGGGCCGCGCGCCGAATTTCCTGCGCGTGCTCGATCTTGCCGGCCGCGTGAGCGCTACCGAGGCTTCGGTGTTGATCACCGGCGAAAGCGGCACCGGCAAAGAGTTGATTGCCGAGGCCATTCATCGCAACAGCGAGCGCAAAGACGGCCCCTTCATCAAAGTCAATCTCGGCGGCATTTCCGCGACCTTGTTCGAAAGCGAGATGTTCGGCCACGTGAAGGGCGCCTTCACCGATGCGCGTTATGATCGCAAAGGCCGGTTCGAGCTTGCCGACGGCGGCACGATTTTTCTCGATGAAATCGGCGATCTCGATCCCAGCGCGCAAGTCAAAATGCTGCGCGTGCTGCAAGACCGGACTTACGAGCCGCTCGGCTCCAGCCGCAGCCGCACCGTGGACGTGCGCGTGATCTCCGCCACCAATCGCAATCTTGCCGAAATGGTAAGCCGCGGCGAATTCCGCGAGGATTTGTTATATCGTTTGAATTTGATTGCGCTGCACGCGCCGCCGCTGCGCGAGAGAGTCGAAGATATTGCCTTGCTGGCGCAGTATTTTTTGCAGAATCTCGGCAAGGTATATCGCCGCCCCAACCTGAGCGTGAGCGCCAAAGCGCTGCACTGGCTGCAACAACAACCCTGGCCCGGCAACGTTCGGCAATTGCGGCATGTGATCGAGCGCACCGTCTTGCTGCACGGCAAAGACACGCTCGACGCCGCGGATTTCATGCAGGCGCAGGCGATGCAACCGGCGACAAGCGATAAAGACACACTGCCCGCGGTGGGCAGCATGACGCTCGACGACATGGAAAAAGCCATGATTGAAAAGGCCATGAAACATCATGACGGCAACATCAGCAAAGTCGCGGAGGCGCTCGGCCTGAGCCGCGCCGCGCTCTATCGTCGCTTCGAAAAATTCGGAATCACGCCGTGA
- a CDS encoding TerC family protein yields the protein MIPHTETFMWGVFSVAILVMLLIDLGIVNRKSHAPSMKEATLWSIIWIGAAFLFSAGIGYVLSPKHATEFLAGYLVEKSLSTDNLFVFIMIFSYFNVKPEHQPRILKWGIIGAIVMRGILIVAGAALVHQFHWMMYVFGGLLLYTVIKMIFLDGETFDPSNNKLLRLLQRFVKVQPHYRGDRFFVRENGVWHATPMLLVVLVIESSDLIFAVDSIPAIFAITTDTFIVFSSNIFAILGLRALYFVLAGMAKNFAYLKPGIIFILFFVAVKMLIIDFVKVPEWLSLAVIGVTLTISIVASLFRKQPALALQPLPASPAAGRQLKPHLESRNGKSPSRHKHSKTPHLPASANGKKEHPAKPQSEKVPHSRHD from the coding sequence ATGATACCGCATACCGAAACGTTCATGTGGGGCGTTTTCAGCGTGGCCATCCTCGTCATGCTGCTTATAGATTTGGGCATTGTCAATCGTAAATCTCACGCCCCTTCGATGAAGGAAGCGACGCTATGGTCGATCATTTGGATTGGCGCAGCGTTCTTATTCAGCGCCGGCATCGGCTATGTTCTCAGCCCCAAGCATGCCACCGAGTTTCTCGCCGGTTATCTCGTGGAGAAATCGCTCAGCACCGACAACCTCTTCGTGTTCATCATGATCTTCTCCTATTTCAATGTGAAGCCGGAGCACCAGCCGCGCATTTTGAAATGGGGCATCATCGGCGCAATTGTGATGCGCGGCATTCTCATCGTGGCGGGCGCGGCTTTGGTTCATCAATTTCATTGGATGATGTACGTGTTTGGCGGCCTGTTGCTCTACACCGTCATCAAAATGATTTTTCTCGACGGCGAAACCTTTGACCCGAGCAACAACAAACTTCTGCGCTTGCTGCAGCGCTTCGTCAAAGTGCAACCGCATTACAGGGGCGACCGCTTTTTCGTGCGTGAGAACGGCGTGTGGCACGCGACGCCGATGCTGCTGGTCGTGCTCGTGATCGAAAGCTCGGATTTGATCTTCGCCGTCGATTCGATTCCCGCCATTTTTGCCATTACCACCGATACGTTCATCGTCTTTTCCTCGAATATTTTTGCAATTTTGGGCTTGCGCGCGCTGTATTTCGTGCTCGCCGGCATGGCCAAGAATTTTGCGTATCTCAAGCCCGGCATTATTTTCATCCTGTTCTTCGTCGCCGTAAAAATGCTGATCATCGATTTTGTGAAAGTGCCGGAATGGCTTTCGCTTGCCGTCATCGGTGTGACACTCACCATTTCCATTGTCGCGTCATTGTTCCGCAAACAACCGGCGCTGGCGCTGCAACCGCTTCCCGCTTCCCCCGCCGCCGGCAGACAGCTTAAACCACATCTCGAATCTCGCAACGGCAAATCCCCATCTCGCCATAAACATTCTAAAACGCCGCACCTGCCCGCGTCCGCGAACGGCAAAAAAGAACATCCGGCAAAGCCCCAATCTGAAAAAGTTCCGCATTCCCGCCACGATTGA